TGCGTTATTATTTTTTGTCGCTTTTATTTTTCTTTGTCTTGCTTTCACCCTGCTCCTTCTCTATTTTGGCAACTTCTTCTCTTAATTTCATTTCCTCTTCTGAGGCTTTCATATTAACTTCTGATGGTTCATCGACATCGGCTAAAATAGAATCCTTATTAAATTTTGCATAATCTAATTCTCCTTTCAAAACTTTCTGCACTCCTTTTATATAGGCCTCGTTTTTCTTTAAAGCATTTTCTAGTGAATCTGATTTTATAGCCAATTCTGTTGCATTCCTTTTTAATTCTGATGACGAATAACCTGGAATGAATTCCCGCAGCGGTGTAAACGCAATAATAAAAGTAGTTACTAAAATTAGAAATATTCCGCCTAAAGTAAATGTTACAAAGACATTCATTAAAGTAAGTCTGAATGAAAAAATTTCTTCAAAAGTGCTTTCATTCAAAATTACCAATCTGTTTTTGATGAATAATTTTTTTCTAAAATCGAATTTTTTCTTCGTCATTTT
The sequence above is drawn from the Flavobacterium sp. N2038 genome and encodes:
- a CDS encoding peptidase; the encoded protein is MTKKKFDFRKKLFIKNRLVILNESTFEEIFSFRLTLMNVFVTFTLGGIFLILVTTFIIAFTPLREFIPGYSSSELKRNATELAIKSDSLENALKKNEAYIKGVQKVLKGELDYAKFNKDSILADVDEPSEVNMKASEEEMKLREEVAKIEKEQGESKTKKNKSDKK